One segment of Urocitellus parryii isolate mUroPar1 chromosome 5, mUroPar1.hap1, whole genome shotgun sequence DNA contains the following:
- the Ccdc59 gene encoding thyroid transcription factor 1-associated protein 26: protein MAPVRPAARLRASGLGTRVEGVSPVGGRNKNGKKRTWRPNYPQAFSGSVREGQGFAFRRKLKIQQHYKKLLWKKKKAQISQESQFTDQYPDHLKHLYLAEEERLRKQLRKVTQPLSEEQVDQPLPEKEHSIDQTLSEDECSVQQPQPEQCGKTKNSVTIPKKNKKKTSNQKALEEYERIQAKRAAKKQEFERRKKEREEAQRLYKKKKMEAFKILSKKTRKGQPNLNLQMEYLLQKIQEKS, encoded by the exons ATGGCACCCGTCAGGCCGGCAGCGAGGTTGAGAGCCAGTGGTTTGGGGACGCGTGTTGAGGGGGTTTCACCTGTCGGAGGCAGGAATAAGAATGGGAAAAAGAGGACCTGGCGGCCTAACTATCCTCAAGCTTTTTCGGGCAGCGTTCGCGAGG GGCAAGGCTTTGCATTTCGGAGAAAACTAAAGATTCAACAACATTACAAGAAATTgctatggaagaaaaagaaggctcaAATATCACAGGAGTCCCAATTCACAGATCAGTATCCAGATCATCTGAAACATCTTTATTTAGCTGAAGAAGAAAGACTCAGGAAGCAACTGAGAAAAGTTACCCAGCCTTTGTCAGAAGAACAAGTTGACCAGCCTTTGCCTGAAAAAGAGCATAGCATTGACCAGACTTTGTCTGAAGATGAATGTAGTGTTCAGCAGCCTCAACCAGAACAGTGTGGCAAAACGaaaaa TTCTGTGACTAttccaaaaaagaataaaaagaaaacatcaaatcAAAAAGCACTAGAAGAATATGAACGGATACAAGCTAAACGTGCTGCCAAGAAACAA GAGTtcgagaggagaaaaaaagagagagaagaagctCAAAGActctacaaaaagaagaaaatggaagcttTCAAAATATTGAGCAAAAAGACTAGAAAGGGCCAACCAAACTTGAATTTACAAATGGAGTATCTTCttcaaaaaatacaagaaaaaagttaa